The following coding sequences are from one Aeromicrobium duanguangcaii window:
- a CDS encoding DUF6049 family protein produces MSIRAWLIAFVVAVSLLVGAPASTATADEEGSLAVRIDGLTPSRLSAGATIRMSGIVRNTGATPWTSVQAYLVIPRSPFESRDQIETAIEDGRSYTGERVVDAGTFAEVGDLAPGAWKRFEIKVPVSRLGLTGAGGVYPVGVQVLATDEQGQRSNDAVARATTFLPWVPDPAQPVPAGLVWPFTPTWRPADTDLEQIAISAESGQLRHYLDAARATPREARTIVLDPSLLDELARVTRPQNLPEGVDIPESRAAAVKTWLSDLRALVLDSTTWIVGYARPDELALSRYPENAEPLWKRVDEATSQSLVDYALTGSRASWPTISGTTLGMLEDIRSRGDGPVLVSRQSVPDWEPRLGSVVKLETLNGPLPLLVNGTLPDIPGTETPVTLRQRVLSNAALAALSRETDPAARSDALTIVDPNWDPGADGGTLMSQAVTHSGSGGLTRPVTATDLLRTAPLSYTGQVPEEVDAESLSASVLDRLATLSDIADRYDEVTIPAQRTDQARDIASLLSVRWRSEPALLDRAVRGETSKLASALDAITIDSPSTITLSSSRGGFPLTISNATKQPVLVGLELTADNPSLDLDDVEPVEIEAGERHTFTVEVDLEDQTSSTVTARLATDSGATFGDPAVFNIRSSNVGLIVWVAMAAAGLLVVATWARRFLGRRRRRNEAAAVPATPEDDDE; encoded by the coding sequence GTGTCGATCCGCGCGTGGCTCATCGCCTTCGTGGTCGCGGTGTCGCTGCTGGTGGGTGCCCCGGCCTCCACTGCGACCGCCGACGAGGAGGGATCGCTGGCCGTCCGCATCGACGGACTGACCCCCTCGCGACTGTCCGCGGGCGCCACGATCCGGATGAGCGGCATCGTCCGCAACACCGGCGCCACGCCGTGGACCTCGGTGCAGGCGTACCTGGTGATCCCGCGCAGTCCGTTCGAGTCGCGTGACCAGATCGAGACCGCGATCGAGGACGGCCGCTCCTACACCGGTGAGCGCGTCGTCGATGCCGGCACGTTCGCCGAGGTCGGCGACCTCGCGCCGGGAGCATGGAAGCGCTTCGAGATCAAGGTCCCGGTGTCCCGGCTCGGTCTGACCGGCGCCGGTGGCGTGTACCCGGTCGGCGTCCAGGTCCTGGCCACGGACGAGCAGGGTCAACGGTCCAACGACGCAGTCGCCCGCGCCACGACCTTCCTGCCGTGGGTCCCCGATCCGGCCCAGCCCGTTCCGGCCGGACTCGTGTGGCCCTTCACCCCCACGTGGCGGCCTGCCGACACCGATCTCGAGCAGATCGCGATCTCGGCCGAGTCGGGCCAGCTGCGGCACTACCTGGACGCCGCCCGCGCGACGCCGCGTGAAGCCCGCACCATCGTGCTGGACCCCTCGCTGCTCGACGAGCTGGCGCGGGTGACCCGCCCCCAGAACCTGCCTGAGGGCGTCGACATCCCCGAGTCGCGCGCCGCCGCGGTCAAGACGTGGCTCTCGGACCTGCGCGCGCTCGTCCTGGACTCCACCACCTGGATCGTGGGCTATGCCCGCCCCGACGAGCTGGCGCTGAGCCGCTATCCCGAGAACGCCGAGCCGCTGTGGAAGCGGGTCGACGAAGCGACCTCGCAGTCCCTGGTCGACTACGCGCTGACCGGCTCGCGCGCCTCGTGGCCGACCATCTCCGGCACGACGCTGGGGATGCTCGAGGACATCCGCAGCCGCGGCGACGGCCCGGTCCTGGTGTCCCGCCAGAGCGTCCCGGACTGGGAGCCCCGGCTCGGATCGGTGGTCAAGCTCGAGACGCTCAACGGCCCGTTGCCGTTGCTGGTCAACGGCACGCTCCCCGACATCCCCGGGACCGAGACCCCCGTGACCCTGCGCCAGCGGGTGCTGTCCAACGCCGCCCTGGCGGCCCTCTCGCGCGAGACCGACCCGGCGGCGCGGTCTGACGCGCTGACCATCGTCGACCCCAACTGGGACCCCGGCGCCGACGGCGGGACGCTCATGAGCCAGGCGGTCACGCACAGCGGCAGTGGCGGTCTCACCCGCCCCGTGACGGCCACCGACCTGCTGCGCACAGCGCCGCTGTCGTACACCGGACAGGTCCCCGAGGAGGTCGACGCCGAGTCGTTGAGCGCCAGCGTGCTCGACCGCCTCGCGACCCTCTCGGACATCGCCGATCGCTACGACGAGGTCACGATCCCTGCCCAGCGGACCGACCAGGCGCGCGACATCGCGAGCCTGCTGTCGGTGCGGTGGCGGTCCGAGCCCGCCCTGCTGGACCGGGCGGTGCGGGGCGAGACCTCGAAGCTGGCGTCCGCCTTGGACGCGATCACGATCGACAGCCCGTCCACCATCACGCTCTCGAGCAGCCGGGGCGGCTTCCCGCTCACGATCTCCAACGCCACGAAGCAGCCCGTGCTGGTCGGGCTGGAGTTGACGGCGGACAACCCGTCCTTGGACCTCGACGACGTCGAGCCGGTCGAGATCGAGGCCGGCGAACGCCACACCTTCACCGTCGAGGTCGACCTCGAGGACCAGACCTCCAGCACGGTCACCGCCCGCCTGGCCACCGACTCGGGCGCCACGTTCGGCGATCCGGCGGTCTTCAACATCCGCTCGAGCAACGTCGGCCTGATCGTGTGGGTCGCGATGGCCGCCGCCGGCCTGCTGGTCGTGGCGACCTGGGCGCGGCGCTTCCTGGGCCGTCGCCGACGCCGCAACGAGGCGGCCGCCGTTCCGGCCACCCCCGAGGACGACGATGAGTGA